The Thermus brockianus genome window below encodes:
- a CDS encoding DMT family transporter: MIFVVLAALLWGLGGALAGRFMEGIPPGVLIPLRFLLSFLLLLPLVLRYPPRPEERRRLLGVGFALSGAQAFYYLAIHATTVATGIFLQYLAPALLTLYALLRRERLPARALWGVALALLGAYVLVAGGKGLEGSPVGVAFGLLAALSFALYAATSQGLKTPPLVSLGVATGVGSLLSLPVLLLSLPRLPALDLADWGAVAYLVLFGTLLPFALFLQGVRVVPAREATLLAMLEPVAGALFAWPLAGEPLRAEALLGGSLILLGVALNRR, encoded by the coding sequence GTGATTTTCGTCGTCTTGGCCGCGCTCCTTTGGGGCCTGGGGGGTGCCTTGGCTGGGCGGTTCATGGAGGGGATTCCCCCTGGGGTCCTCATCCCCTTGCGCTTTCTCCTAAGCTTCCTCCTCCTCCTGCCCCTCGTCCTCCGCTACCCCCCAAGGCCCGAGGAAAGGCGCCGCCTTCTGGGCGTGGGGTTCGCCCTCTCCGGGGCCCAGGCCTTTTACTACCTGGCCATCCACGCCACCACCGTGGCCACGGGAATCTTCCTCCAGTACCTGGCCCCCGCCCTCCTCACCCTTTACGCCCTCCTGCGCCGGGAAAGGCTTCCCGCCCGGGCCCTTTGGGGGGTTGCCCTGGCCCTCCTGGGGGCCTACGTCCTGGTGGCCGGGGGAAAGGGGCTAGAGGGTAGCCCCGTGGGCGTGGCCTTTGGCCTTCTCGCCGCCCTTTCCTTCGCCCTCTACGCCGCCACCTCCCAGGGGCTCAAAACCCCGCCCCTGGTGAGCCTGGGGGTGGCCACGGGGGTGGGAAGCCTCCTCTCCTTGCCCGTCCTCCTCCTAAGCCTGCCCCGCCTCCCCGCCCTGGACCTGGCGGACTGGGGAGCGGTGGCCTACCTGGTGCTCTTCGGGACCCTCCTCCCCTTTGCCCTCTTCCTGCAAGGGGTACGGGTGGTCCCCGCCCGGGAGGCCACCCTCCTCGCCATGTTGGAACCCGTGGCCGGGGCCCTCTTCGCCTGGCCCTTGGCGGGGGAGCCCCTGCGGGCGGAGGCGCTTTTGGGGGGTAGCCTCATCCTTTTGGGGGTAGCCTTAAACCGGAGGTGA